A DNA window from Iodobacter ciconiae contains the following coding sequences:
- a CDS encoding 3',5'-nucleoside bisphosphate phosphatase has protein sequence MTPVDLHCHSNHSDGLLPAREVVRKAFERGCQLFALTDHDETRGLAEAEDEARQLGMKFINGVEISVSWGKHILHIVGLGFDRNNEALLAGLAIVRSGRAERAERMAAELDKVGIHGTLEGARQYADNPEILSRAHFARHLVKTGVCKDMGSVFKRYLVRGKPGFVEHEWARLHEAIEWIRGAGGVAVLAHPARYEMGNETLRVLLTEYKRLGGEAIEVVSGCHGIPDAARFGRLAQEFGFLASCGTDYHATGEGAREPGLNPDLPMDCQPVWHRWLPPETMSSSSTLG, from the coding sequence ATGACCCCCGTTGATCTGCATTGCCACTCGAACCATTCCGATGGCCTGCTCCCTGCTCGTGAGGTGGTACGTAAAGCATTTGAACGGGGCTGCCAGTTGTTTGCACTGACTGATCACGATGAAACGCGCGGACTTGCCGAGGCTGAAGACGAAGCCCGCCAATTAGGAATGAAGTTTATTAATGGTGTAGAAATTTCGGTGAGCTGGGGCAAGCATATTTTGCATATCGTTGGTCTTGGCTTTGATCGAAACAATGAAGCGCTGCTGGCGGGGCTGGCCATTGTCCGATCCGGCCGTGCCGAGCGTGCCGAGCGGATGGCGGCCGAGCTGGATAAGGTGGGGATTCATGGCACCTTAGAAGGCGCCCGGCAGTATGCGGATAATCCGGAAATCCTGAGCCGTGCTCATTTTGCCCGTCACTTGGTCAAAACCGGTGTCTGTAAAGATATGGGCTCGGTGTTTAAGCGTTATCTGGTGCGTGGCAAGCCCGGTTTTGTTGAACATGAATGGGCGCGTTTGCACGAAGCAATTGAATGGATTCGCGGCGCGGGTGGCGTTGCTGTACTCGCTCATCCTGCCCGTTATGAAATGGGTAATGAAACACTTCGGGTCTTGCTCACCGAGTATAAACGCCTTGGTGGAGAAGCCATTGAGGTGGTTTCCGGCTGCCATGGTATTCCTGATGCAGCACGATTTGGCAGGCTGGCTCAGGAGTTTGGTTTTTTAGCGTCTTGCGGCACGGATTATCACGCGACTGGAGAAGGCGCGCGTGAGCCAGGTCTGAATCCCGATTTACCTATGGACTGCCAGCCTGTCTGGCATCGCTGGTTGCCACCAGAGACGATGTCCTCTTCCTCAACTTTAGGTTAA
- a CDS encoding L-threonylcarbamoyladenylate synthase encodes MSQFFSIHAENPQARLIKQAVDIIRKGGVVVYPTDSCYAIGCKLDSKDALERIKRIRQLDDKHHFTLVCSDLSQIGTYAKVDNRVYRILKATTPGSYTFILEASKEVPRRVWHPKKSTIGLRVPDHPIALAMLEELGEPILSSTLVLPGDEDPLTDAWEIRDRLEHEVDLVIEGGYCGMEPTTVVDLSGDQVELLRAGKGSLLPLGL; translated from the coding sequence ATGTCTCAGTTTTTTTCGATTCACGCAGAAAATCCGCAAGCACGCCTTATTAAACAAGCGGTTGATATTATTCGTAAGGGTGGAGTGGTGGTTTACCCTACGGATTCTTGTTATGCCATCGGCTGTAAGCTTGACTCTAAGGATGCTTTAGAGCGAATCAAGCGTATTCGCCAGTTAGATGACAAGCATCACTTCACGCTGGTTTGCAGTGATTTATCGCAAATTGGCACTTACGCTAAAGTGGATAACCGAGTCTACCGCATCCTGAAAGCGACTACTCCCGGTAGTTACACTTTTATTTTGGAAGCCTCAAAAGAAGTGCCACGCCGAGTCTGGCATCCTAAGAAATCCACAATTGGTTTGCGTGTACCGGATCATCCAATTGCTTTGGCGATGCTGGAAGAGCTGGGTGAGCCCATTTTATCGTCTACTTTAGTTCTGCCTGGTGATGAAGATCCTTTAACTGATGCCTGGGAGATTCGTGATCGCCTGGAGCATGAGGTTGATCTGGTGATTGAAGGTGGTTATTGCGGGATGGAGCCAACTACGGTGGTGGATTTATCGGGTGATCAGGTGGAGTTGCTGCGCGCTGGTAAGGGCAGTTTGCTGCCCTTAGGTTTATAA
- a CDS encoding site-2 protease family protein, whose product MEFNLIQKIAIWALPVLFAITAHEAAHAYVAKKFGDPTAYLLGRVTFNPLKHIDPIGTILLPLIFLILPGGFLFGWAKPVPVDFGRLKKPKQDMLWVAAAGPGANFAMAIIWGLFFKLAEGLDGSSFQLPLAYMSQAGISINVSLMVLNLIPVPPLDGGRILLSLLPNHLAARLALVEPYGMFILIGLLATGVLGGIMAPFMALAYRLVHFIV is encoded by the coding sequence ATGGAATTTAATCTGATTCAAAAAATTGCTATCTGGGCATTGCCGGTTCTGTTTGCTATTACTGCGCATGAAGCGGCGCATGCCTATGTTGCGAAGAAGTTTGGCGATCCAACGGCTTATTTATTAGGTCGTGTGACATTTAATCCGCTTAAGCATATTGATCCGATCGGAACAATTTTACTGCCCCTGATTTTTCTAATTTTGCCGGGTGGTTTCTTATTTGGCTGGGCAAAGCCTGTGCCGGTTGATTTTGGGCGGCTAAAAAAACCCAAGCAAGATATGTTATGGGTCGCAGCAGCGGGGCCTGGGGCTAATTTTGCGATGGCGATTATATGGGGCCTGTTTTTTAAACTGGCCGAGGGACTTGATGGCAGCTCGTTTCAATTGCCGCTGGCTTATATGTCGCAGGCAGGGATTAGCATTAATGTGTCTTTGATGGTTTTGAATTTGATCCCGGTGCCGCCACTAGATGGCGGTCGTATTTTGTTGTCTCTGCTGCCTAATCATCTGGCGGCAAGGCTGGCTCTTGTAGAGCCCTATGGCATGTTTATTTTGATTGGCTTACTGGCTACAGGTGTATTGGGTGGCATTATGGCGCCGTTTATGGCCCTGGCTTATCGTCTCGTTCATTTTATTGTTTGA
- a CDS encoding tryptophan--tRNA ligase: MFPDRVLSGMRPTGKLHLGHYHGVLKNWVQLQSEYQSLFMVADWHALTTNYDDVSVIEKNVWDMVIDWIAAGVDPAQACIFIQSRVPEHAELQLLLSMITPLSWLERAPSYKDQIEKLSHKDLDTFGFLGYPLLQAADILLYRSNLVPVGEDQVPHIEITRDVARRFNHVFGKEAGFAEKAEAAIKKIGGKKGKLYDGLRTRYQQDGDVDALEAARSLLQETQNLSHGDRERLFGYLEGGGKMILPEAQPLLTEAARLPGLDGQKMSKSYGNTINLRESADSVTKKIRQMPTDPARARRADAGEPERCPVWKLHQVYSSPEARKWVVEGCKSAGIGCLECKQPVIDGVLAEQKPMFERAQPYLEDLTLVKSIVADGCERARDLARDTMRDVREAMGLSYY; encoded by the coding sequence ATGTTCCCCGATCGTGTTCTTTCTGGTATGCGCCCCACTGGCAAGCTGCATCTTGGTCATTACCACGGTGTATTAAAAAACTGGGTGCAATTACAGAGTGAATACCAGAGCCTGTTTATGGTGGCTGACTGGCATGCACTGACGACTAATTATGATGATGTCAGCGTAATAGAAAAAAATGTCTGGGATATGGTTATTGACTGGATTGCTGCCGGGGTGGATCCGGCTCAGGCCTGTATATTTATCCAGAGTCGTGTACCCGAGCATGCAGAATTGCAGCTTTTATTATCAATGATTACACCACTGTCCTGGCTGGAGCGCGCCCCTAGTTATAAAGACCAGATCGAAAAGCTTAGCCATAAAGACTTGGATACCTTTGGCTTTTTGGGCTACCCGCTATTGCAGGCTGCGGATATTTTGCTTTATCGCAGTAATTTAGTGCCGGTTGGCGAGGATCAGGTTCCGCATATTGAAATTACCCGTGATGTGGCGCGCCGTTTTAACCATGTATTTGGCAAGGAAGCGGGCTTTGCTGAAAAAGCAGAAGCGGCGATTAAGAAAATCGGTGGTAAAAAAGGCAAGCTTTACGATGGATTACGCACTCGTTATCAGCAAGATGGTGATGTAGACGCCCTGGAAGCGGCACGCTCTCTTTTGCAGGAAACACAGAATTTAAGCCACGGAGACCGGGAAAGATTATTTGGTTATCTGGAAGGCGGCGGCAAAATGATTTTGCCGGAAGCTCAGCCGCTTCTTACCGAAGCCGCACGCTTACCCGGGCTGGATGGACAAAAGATGTCTAAATCCTATGGCAACACGATTAATTTGCGTGAAAGTGCCGATTCGGTAACAAAAAAGATCAGGCAAATGCCTACAGACCCGGCGCGCGCACGCCGTGCGGATGCTGGCGAGCCAGAGCGCTGTCCTGTATGGAAGCTGCATCAGGTTTATTCATCGCCCGAGGCCAGAAAATGGGTGGTAGAAGGCTGTAAAAGTGCAGGTATCGGGTGCCTGGAGTGCAAACAGCCGGTGATTGATGGCGTGCTCGCAGAGCAAAAACCGATGTTCGAGCGTGCCCAGCCCTATCTTGAAGACCTGACACTGGTCAAAAGCATTGTGGCCGATGGCTGCGAGCGGGCAAGAGATCTGGCCAGGGACACGATGCGGGATGTACGTGAAGCAATGGGGCTGTCTTATTACTAG
- a CDS encoding GIY-YIG nuclease family protein, translating into MPKELTSPYKPWFVYLIECQNYSIYTGITVDVEKRYAAHASGKGARYTRIHPPIKLLAVVEFNDRAAAASTEYTIKQWTAEQKRAFAALHAVVNLD; encoded by the coding sequence ATGCCTAAAGAATTAACAAGCCCCTACAAACCATGGTTCGTATACCTGATCGAATGCCAGAATTATTCAATTTATACAGGAATTACCGTGGATGTAGAAAAACGCTATGCTGCCCATGCAAGTGGCAAAGGTGCCCGCTATACGCGAATTCACCCGCCCATTAAATTATTGGCGGTTGTTGAGTTTAATGATCGAGCTGCAGCAGCAAGTACCGAATACACAATAAAACAGTGGACAGCAGAACAAAAACGCGCTTTTGCCGCCCTGCATGCCGTCGTTAACCTGGATTAA
- a CDS encoding fused MFS/spermidine synthase: MTFSASLDNALYLTLEDGCKSLRFDGHSIQSAMNLDDPYSLALGYSQTMMGFLLFVPDPKRVLIVGLGGGSLPKYCYRYLPESKVTTLEINEEVIALRHEFFIPDDNERFRIIQTDAVDYITHGHAEADVIMLDAYDHEGLPASLATESYYDHCRMALTDKGVLVINLWGTDPQLNIYIERLKRVFNERVWFCRAFNSYNVIVFASKDENFKINWIKLLFSASRMEALHDLDLQGIVRRLRAGLQYSLG, from the coding sequence ATGACTTTTTCAGCATCACTTGATAATGCGCTTTATCTCACTTTAGAGGATGGATGTAAATCATTACGTTTTGACGGACATTCAATACAAAGTGCAATGAATCTGGATGATCCTTATTCTCTGGCTTTGGGTTACTCGCAAACGATGATGGGTTTTCTGCTTTTTGTTCCGGATCCAAAGCGGGTATTAATTGTGGGCTTGGGTGGCGGCTCTTTGCCAAAATATTGCTATCGCTATTTACCTGAAAGTAAAGTAACCACGCTGGAAATTAATGAAGAGGTTATTGCATTACGTCATGAATTTTTTATCCCCGATGATAATGAGCGATTTCGTATTATTCAAACCGATGCAGTTGATTATATAACGCACGGGCATGCTGAGGCTGATGTCATTATGCTGGATGCTTATGATCATGAAGGCCTGCCAGCTTCTCTTGCAACAGAATCTTATTATGATCATTGCCGTATGGCTTTAACGGATAAAGGGGTGCTGGTGATTAATTTGTGGGGAACAGATCCCCAATTAAATATTTATATCGAAAGATTAAAGCGGGTTTTTAATGAGCGTGTTTGGTTTTGCCGTGCATTCAATAGCTATAACGTGATTGTTTTTGCCAGTAAGGATGAAAACTTTAAAATAAACTGGATTAAGCTGCTGTTTTCAGCATCCAGGATGGAAGCTCTGCATGATTTGGATCTGCAGGGTATTGTGCGGCGTTTGCGTGCAGGCCTGCAATATAGCCTGGGCTGA
- a CDS encoding RNA-binding S4 domain-containing protein, translating into MQEFEVELSNEFIELHNLLKITNVASSGGQGKQIVASGDVLVDGQQELRKACKIRAGQVVQVGESVLIRVVAAAE; encoded by the coding sequence ATGCAAGAATTTGAAGTTGAACTCAGCAATGAATTTATTGAGCTGCATAATTTATTGAAAATCACCAATGTTGCCAGCTCAGGCGGGCAGGGGAAACAAATTGTTGCTTCGGGTGATGTGCTGGTTGATGGTCAGCAAGAGCTGCGTAAAGCGTGCAAAATTCGTGCGGGGCAGGTGGTTCAGGTGGGGGAATCGGTGCTGATTCGCGTTGTGGCCGCCGCCGAGTAA
- a CDS encoding WbuC family cupin fold metalloprotein: protein MKKITSADIIALAASAKASSRRRANLNMHKELADPIQRLAIAMEPGTLVRPHRHPHTWELLYPLAGRFVVLHFNDAGEVIARQILGEDAALLETCPGVWHAVLSLDQGGVIFEVKHGPYMPIAAQDFAPWGPLDGDSRVADLLAWYQQAQVGDRWLA, encoded by the coding sequence ATGAAAAAAATCACTTCTGCAGACATCATTGCGCTGGCTGCATCGGCAAAGGCGTCTTCACGCCGCCGGGCTAATCTGAATATGCATAAAGAGTTAGCAGATCCGATCCAGCGCCTGGCCATTGCCATGGAGCCGGGCACGCTGGTTCGTCCGCATCGTCATCCGCATACCTGGGAGCTGCTCTACCCTTTGGCCGGAAGATTTGTGGTATTGCATTTTAATGATGCAGGTGAAGTGATTGCCCGCCAAATTCTAGGTGAAGACGCTGCTTTGCTGGAAACCTGCCCGGGGGTATGGCACGCCGTATTATCTTTAGATCAGGGCGGGGTGATTTTTGAAGTGAAGCATGGCCCCTATATGCCGATTGCCGCGCAGGACTTTGCGCCGTGGGGGCCTCTGGACGGTGATAGTAGAGTGGCCGATTTACTGGCCTGGTATCAGCAGGCTCAGGTGGGGGACCGCTGGCTTGCCTGA
- a CDS encoding crotonase/enoyl-CoA hydratase family protein translates to MNSLISYQLTDGIAILTLSHGKVNAISMAVIDAFNQALDQAEQDQAVVIITSGPGILSAGYDLKVMSSGLDQAVPLVTAGSKLSRRLLAHPYPVIIACPGHAIAKGAFLLLSADYRIGVTGPFSIGLNEVQIGMTMPYTGIVIARNRLSPAAFERSVINGEMFSPQGAAEAGFLDLLVEPEALADSAIAVAQSLKKISMKAHKNTKLRVRQTFLAAVDKAIELDKETLSLD, encoded by the coding sequence ATGAACTCACTTATTTCTTATCAATTGACCGATGGCATTGCAATACTGACCCTAAGCCATGGCAAGGTAAATGCTATCTCCATGGCTGTGATTGATGCTTTTAACCAGGCCCTTGATCAGGCTGAGCAAGATCAGGCGGTGGTTATTATTACGTCAGGGCCAGGCATTTTGTCTGCTGGTTACGACCTGAAAGTGATGAGCTCTGGCCTGGATCAGGCCGTGCCGCTTGTAACTGCGGGCTCAAAGCTAAGCCGCCGTCTGTTAGCGCATCCCTACCCTGTTATCATTGCATGCCCGGGGCACGCCATTGCCAAAGGTGCTTTTTTATTGCTGTCTGCAGATTACCGTATCGGTGTAACAGGCCCGTTTAGCATTGGCCTGAATGAAGTACAAATTGGAATGACCATGCCCTACACAGGGATTGTTATTGCGCGCAATCGCTTGAGTCCGGCAGCATTTGAGCGCTCAGTCATCAATGGAGAAATGTTTAGCCCGCAAGGCGCGGCAGAGGCAGGATTTTTAGATTTACTGGTTGAACCGGAAGCTCTGGCTGATAGCGCCATAGCCGTAGCCCAGTCACTGAAGAAAATCAGTATGAAAGCCCATAAAAATACAAAACTGAGGGTACGCCAGACATTTTTAGCCGCTGTAGATAAGGCCATCGAGCTGGACAAAGAAACACTGAGCCTGGATTAA
- a CDS encoding TonB-dependent receptor plug domain-containing protein: MHIKKLSVAIALIGAGASISAQAEEIVNKVERVEVTGSSIKRVKKEGATAVETVNRKAIEKTGATTVQELVKNITAVDFFDYGDQKANSPTSSGASNIKMRGLNESDVLVLMNGRRIPTAAFTDVGGAGAAVDINMIPLSAIERVEVLKDGGSAIYGSDAVAGVVNFITKKNYQGGEIRGGLGQSSRGDGTEKTFGMTGGYGDLNEQGFNVLATFDLLKRDAIYAKDRDMTKSNDFRRFGGSDDRSDYSPYGNLLNDDGDIIGTVKPGCPAELQADKGCKYDPLASLLTINNAADRMGTMLQGSVKITDNITAMVQGFYSKSTDHFEAHPVPDVFLTADGKEYLGRFMQAGPRTTDRESTLSQLTAGLDGSTGGFDWSVSAGYGVSKSTNQDSNYLHAVKYKENKDKIDATSITNDQALVDSIKVSPLREAENKQSFFNAKVSGETGINLDGGAVAFAVGMSLVKESLVDTPDLLTQAGLVKGSIKQAATDVSRTGQGLFAELAIPVTKALEFQAAARYDQYDSESHLSPRLAVRFQPIAELMFRSSFSESFRMPSLKQISENPSEGSYKFSGEDCKYINKPEGCNVSGYTQTKGNANLKPEIGNSFNFGAVVDIGVFSGSLDWWLMKKDDVITTPTESEALAAGQWFIRDKQPIVFKQLLNRGKFESSGIDTDLRVRLPLEIATVTFSNSNSYYLYSKSTNAAGEMEDGLDVMINGTPTPVWRNTFRVDIEKSGWSGGAAVRSTAGFKDSKVSVDDKANYDPETKRVDSFTEVDLNLSYTGFKGIKLDFTVKNALDAEPPFSNVGTTFQYPGYAPIYSARGRFYSLGAKYSF; encoded by the coding sequence ATGCATATAAAAAAATTATCAGTTGCGATTGCTTTAATCGGTGCTGGAGCTTCAATAAGCGCTCAGGCTGAAGAAATAGTAAATAAAGTTGAGCGCGTTGAAGTAACAGGGTCGAGCATTAAGCGCGTGAAGAAAGAAGGTGCAACTGCCGTAGAAACGGTAAATCGTAAAGCAATTGAAAAAACCGGCGCTACTACTGTTCAGGAGCTGGTAAAGAATATTACTGCTGTTGATTTTTTTGATTATGGTGATCAAAAAGCAAACTCTCCAACCAGCTCTGGCGCTTCGAATATTAAAATGCGCGGCTTGAATGAAAGTGATGTGCTGGTTTTGATGAATGGCCGCCGTATTCCTACTGCTGCATTTACAGATGTAGGTGGTGCAGGGGCTGCGGTTGACATCAATATGATTCCGCTTTCTGCAATTGAGCGTGTAGAGGTATTAAAGGATGGCGGCTCTGCCATCTATGGCTCTGACGCTGTTGCAGGGGTCGTAAATTTCATTACCAAGAAAAACTATCAGGGCGGTGAAATTCGCGGTGGTTTAGGTCAGTCCAGCCGCGGGGATGGCACAGAAAAAACGTTTGGTATGACCGGTGGCTATGGTGATCTGAATGAGCAAGGGTTCAATGTTTTAGCAACATTTGATCTGTTGAAGCGCGATGCAATCTATGCAAAAGACAGAGACATGACGAAGTCTAATGATTTTAGGCGGTTCGGTGGTTCAGATGATCGCAGTGACTATTCGCCCTATGGCAATTTATTAAATGATGATGGCGATATCATTGGCACGGTTAAGCCAGGTTGCCCGGCAGAATTGCAAGCCGATAAAGGGTGTAAGTATGACCCTCTGGCGTCACTCTTAACGATTAATAATGCAGCTGACCGAATGGGCACAATGCTGCAAGGCAGCGTAAAGATTACTGACAATATTACGGCGATGGTGCAAGGCTTTTATTCTAAGTCAACTGACCATTTTGAGGCCCATCCGGTTCCCGATGTATTTTTGACTGCGGATGGTAAAGAATATCTAGGCCGGTTTATGCAGGCTGGCCCGCGGACAACGGATCGCGAGTCTACCCTATCCCAATTGACTGCAGGTCTGGATGGCAGTACGGGTGGTTTTGACTGGAGTGTTTCTGCTGGGTACGGTGTCAGCAAATCAACTAATCAAGACAGCAACTATTTGCATGCAGTGAAGTACAAGGAAAACAAAGATAAGATTGATGCCACATCAATCACTAATGATCAGGCCTTAGTCGACAGTATCAAGGTAAGCCCGCTGCGTGAAGCTGAAAATAAACAGTCATTTTTTAATGCAAAAGTGAGTGGCGAGACAGGTATTAATCTGGATGGTGGGGCGGTTGCATTTGCTGTTGGTATGAGCCTGGTGAAGGAGTCATTGGTTGATACGCCTGATTTATTAACCCAGGCGGGTTTGGTTAAGGGCTCGATTAAACAAGCGGCAACCGATGTTTCTCGTACAGGTCAGGGTTTGTTTGCCGAGTTAGCCATTCCTGTTACAAAGGCGCTGGAGTTTCAGGCGGCTGCCCGTTACGATCAGTATGATTCGGAATCCCATCTATCACCACGTTTGGCCGTTCGGTTCCAGCCTATTGCCGAGCTAATGTTTCGCTCTTCATTTTCGGAAAGCTTCCGTATGCCTTCGCTTAAGCAAATTAGCGAAAATCCATCGGAAGGCTCGTATAAGTTTTCTGGTGAAGACTGTAAATATATAAATAAACCTGAAGGCTGCAATGTAAGTGGTTATACGCAAACAAAAGGAAATGCTAATTTAAAACCTGAAATTGGCAATTCATTTAATTTTGGTGCAGTGGTTGATATCGGTGTATTTAGCGGTAGCCTTGATTGGTGGTTAATGAAAAAAGATGATGTAATCACTACGCCAACAGAATCTGAGGCATTAGCTGCAGGCCAGTGGTTTATTCGGGATAAACAGCCTATTGTATTCAAGCAATTATTGAATCGTGGCAAGTTTGAATCATCCGGTATTGATACTGATTTAAGAGTGCGCCTTCCTCTGGAAATTGCTACGGTTACTTTTTCAAATAGTAATTCTTATTATTTATATAGCAAATCTACCAATGCGGCAGGAGAGATGGAGGATGGACTGGATGTCATGATTAATGGCACTCCAACACCCGTTTGGCGTAATACTTTCCGCGTTGATATTGAAAAGTCAGGCTGGTCGGGTGGTGCTGCTGTTCGCTCTACAGCGGGCTTTAAAGATTCAAAAGTAAGTGTTGATGATAAAGCGAATTATGATCCGGAGACTAAGCGCGTTGATAGTTTTACCGAAGTCGATCTTAACCTTAGCTATACCGGTTTTAAAGGGATAAAGCTTGATTTTACGGTGAAAAATGCACTGGATGCCGAGCCCCCATTCTCTAATGTTGGGACAACATTCCAGTATCCGGGATATGCCCCAATTTATAGTGCACGCGGTCGTTTCTATAGTCTGGGCGCAAAGTACTCGTTCTAA
- a CDS encoding MotA/TolQ/ExbB proton channel family protein translates to MAKFSRQFFMFAAAAAACALPVLANTTTAVANPYGIDALWAQGDIVAKGTLVILLTMSAATWYVGIVKILDQRRLIKLGRDLLKARGPELLSRAKELKDDGIYSSVAHAGAQAASEHHGELSKNVDLNTWVSMATYDAADHASSQMQAGMSVIATVGSTAPFVGLFGTVWGIYHALTAIGISGQASIDKVAGPVGESLIMTAIGLAVAVPAVLGYNWLVRRNKLVVEMVHAVAARLHTNLLSTPK, encoded by the coding sequence ATGGCCAAGTTCTCCCGCCAATTTTTTATGTTCGCAGCCGCTGCTGCAGCGTGTGCACTGCCAGTACTGGCAAATACCACGACAGCCGTTGCCAATCCGTATGGTATTGATGCTTTATGGGCGCAAGGTGATATCGTCGCTAAAGGCACTTTAGTCATTTTGCTGACTATGTCGGCGGCAACCTGGTACGTGGGTATTGTTAAGATTCTGGATCAGCGCCGCCTGATTAAATTAGGTCGTGATTTACTTAAAGCACGTGGCCCGGAGCTGCTGAGCCGAGCTAAAGAGCTGAAAGATGACGGTATTTACAGCTCGGTAGCCCATGCAGGCGCACAGGCTGCGAGCGAGCATCATGGCGAATTAAGCAAAAATGTAGACCTGAATACCTGGGTTTCGATGGCAACTTACGATGCAGCAGATCATGCCAGCAGCCAAATGCAGGCAGGGATGTCGGTGATTGCAACTGTTGGCTCTACCGCTCCTTTTGTTGGTCTTTTTGGTACGGTTTGGGGCATTTACCATGCACTGACAGCAATTGGTATTTCCGGGCAGGCTTCGATTGATAAAGTGGCAGGCCCGGTGGGTGAGTCGCTGATCATGACGGCAATCGGTCTGGCTGTTGCCGTGCCTGCCGTATTGGGTTACAACTGGCTGGTGCGCCGTAATAAGTTAGTGGTGGAAATGGTTCATGCTGTAGCTGCCCGCCTGCATACCAATTTACTCAGCACACCTAAGTAA
- a CDS encoding ExbD/TolR family protein, with product MRYLRPGQRASSQDDDVISAINTTPLVDVMLVLLIIFLITIPVVTQTIKLTLPKEVNIPTQTKPENIVLGVDDKSNIYWNISPVKSDEELLARLVKVAKMDPQPEIHIRGDMSSKYSSVGRIVLAVQRAGIVKIAFITEPPARN from the coding sequence ATGAGATATCTGCGGCCAGGGCAAAGGGCATCCAGCCAGGATGACGATGTAATATCAGCGATTAATACCACGCCATTGGTTGACGTGATGCTGGTTTTGCTTATTATCTTTTTAATTACCATTCCAGTAGTAACGCAAACGATTAAACTGACTTTACCTAAAGAGGTCAATATTCCAACGCAAACCAAGCCGGAAAACATTGTTTTAGGCGTGGATGATAAAAGCAATATTTATTGGAATATCAGCCCAGTGAAGTCAGATGAAGAATTACTGGCCCGTTTGGTTAAAGTTGCAAAAATGGATCCCCAACCGGAAATTCACATTCGTGGTGATATGTCTTCCAAATATAGTTCGGTAGGGCGGATTGTATTAGCCGTACAAAGGGCGGGGATTGTAAAAATTGCCTTTATTACCGAGCCTCCTGCCAGAAATTAA